The Streptococcaceae bacterium ESL0729 genome has a segment encoding these proteins:
- the rpmF gene encoding 50S ribosomal protein L32: MAVPARRTSKSKKNKRRTHYKISAPTVTFDETTGDYNRSHRVSLKGYYKGRKVTKD, translated from the coding sequence ATGGCAGTACCAGCACGTCGTACTTCAAAATCTAAAAAAAATAAACGCCGTACTCACTACAAAATTTCAGCTCCAACTGTAACTTTTGATGAGACTACAGGTGATTACAACCGTTCGCACCGTGTATCACTTAAAGGATACTACAAGGGTCGTAAAGTTACTAAGGATTAA
- the rpmG gene encoding 50S ribosomal protein L33, translating to MRVNITLEHKESGERLYLTQKNKRNNPDRLELKKYSPKLRKHVVFKEVK from the coding sequence ATGCGCGTAAACATTACTTTGGAACACAAAGAATCTGGTGAACGTTTATATCTGACTCAAAAAAATAAACGTAACAACCCAGACCGTCTTGAACTTAAAAAATATTCTCCAAAACTACGTAAACACGTTGTTTTCAAGGAAGTTAAATAA
- the acpP gene encoding acyl carrier protein, with protein sequence MTKEEIFNQIKTTLVENLEVDPESITVDTDIVDDLHADSISIMEFTLALEDEFNIEISDEDAEKIITIGNVIDYIADKKA encoded by the coding sequence ATGACTAAAGAAGAAATTTTTAACCAGATTAAAACTACCTTGGTAGAAAATTTAGAAGTGGATCCAGAATCGATCACAGTAGATACAGATATCGTTGATGATCTCCACGCTGACTCAATTTCAATCATGGAATTTACTCTTGCTCTTGAAGATGAATTTAACATTGAAATTTCTGATGAAGATGCTGAAAAGATTATTACAATCGGAAATGTTATCGACTACATTGCAGATAAAAAAGCATAA
- the plsX gene encoding phosphate acyltransferase PlsX, translating to MRIAIDAMGGDHAPKAIIDGVKLAKKDFPDLEFILFGDEEKIREHLVDDKNIKIVHTSQKIEGDDEPVKAIRRKKDSSMVRAAQAVKDGEADALLSAGNTGALLASGIFVVGRIKQVERPALMSTLPSLDGRGFDMLDLGANTENTAKQLRDYATLGSFYAKNVRDIKNPRVGLLNNGTEASKGTPVLKEAYQLFKEDKSINFVGNIEARDLQEGLADVIVADGFTGNAVLKTMEGTASNIMTLLKGAIKEGGISGKLGGLLLKDSLMGLKDKMDYEKAGGAVLFGLKSPVIKAHGSSSGEAIYSTIKQINKMLESDVVGQLVKYYQKESEEEIND from the coding sequence ATGAGAATTGCTATTGATGCGATGGGTGGTGACCACGCTCCAAAAGCTATTATTGACGGAGTAAAGTTAGCTAAAAAGGATTTTCCAGATTTAGAATTTATTCTTTTTGGTGATGAAGAAAAGATTAGGGAACACCTAGTTGATGATAAAAATATAAAAATTGTCCATACCAGCCAAAAAATTGAAGGTGATGATGAGCCCGTGAAGGCCATCCGTCGTAAAAAAGACTCAAGTATGGTTCGTGCTGCTCAAGCAGTAAAAGACGGGGAAGCTGATGCCCTTTTATCAGCGGGAAATACTGGAGCCCTGCTTGCAAGTGGAATCTTTGTTGTGGGACGAATCAAACAGGTTGAGCGTCCTGCTCTAATGTCTACACTCCCAAGCTTAGATGGTCGGGGCTTTGATATGCTTGACCTTGGTGCCAACACTGAAAACACTGCCAAGCAGCTGCGTGACTATGCAACCCTTGGAAGTTTTTATGCAAAAAATGTCAGGGACATCAAAAATCCTCGAGTGGGACTTTTAAATAATGGAACGGAAGCTTCAAAGGGAACACCAGTCCTCAAGGAGGCTTACCAGCTATTCAAAGAAGACAAGAGCATTAACTTTGTAGGTAATATCGAAGCTCGTGACCTCCAAGAAGGCCTTGCTGACGTCATTGTGGCCGATGGTTTTACAGGGAATGCTGTCTTAAAGACCATGGAAGGTACTGCAAGTAACATCATGACACTCCTTAAAGGAGCCATTAAAGAGGGCGGAATTTCTGGAAAACTTGGAGGGCTCCTTCTTAAAGATAGCCTAATGGGTCTTAAGGATAAGATGGATTACGAAAAAGCCGGTGGAGCTGTCCTATTCGGGCTAAAATCACCAGTAATCAAAGCTCATGGTTCATCTTCTGGTGAAGCCATCTACTCAACCATTAAGCAAATTAATAAGATGCTTGAAAGTGATGTCGTTGGACAACTTGTAAAATATTATCAAAAAGAAAGTGAAGAAGAGATAAATGACTAA
- a CDS encoding Cof-type HAD-IIB family hydrolase gives MIKLVATDMDGTFLKEDGSFDKKRLGHVLEEFKNQGIIFAAASGRQLASLKDLFSDFTDQVAFIAENGSIVEYGGEILYENKMNPDEYKKITKILANHPHVNRDSISLSGKESAYILESADDEIISHFKKYYSNVKLIDNFDDLKDDVLKVMVTFPREHVLNAQDWVNERIKPYRGVTTGFESIDIMAGHVNKALGLSHLAEKLNIDPADMAAFGDNLNDLEMLSYVGHSYATENARDEVKDICKYQIGHCNDEATIGQIEKLVNL, from the coding sequence TTGATTAAGCTAGTTGCAACCGACATGGACGGTACCTTCCTCAAGGAAGATGGGAGTTTTGATAAAAAACGCCTGGGACATGTTTTAGAAGAATTTAAAAATCAGGGAATCATTTTTGCTGCGGCAAGTGGGCGACAGCTTGCCAGCCTCAAGGACCTATTTTCTGATTTTACAGATCAGGTAGCCTTCATTGCTGAAAATGGAAGTATTGTTGAGTATGGTGGCGAGATTCTTTATGAAAATAAGATGAATCCCGATGAATATAAAAAAATCACCAAGATTTTAGCCAATCATCCACACGTTAATAGGGATAGTATTTCCTTATCTGGTAAGGAATCAGCCTATATTCTTGAATCGGCAGATGATGAGATTATCAGCCACTTCAAGAAATATTATTCAAATGTTAAATTAATTGATAATTTTGATGATCTCAAAGATGACGTCTTAAAGGTTATGGTAACCTTCCCTAGAGAGCACGTTCTTAATGCCCAGGACTGGGTGAATGAAAGAATCAAGCCTTACCGGGGAGTTACTACTGGTTTTGAATCGATTGATATCATGGCCGGTCATGTTAATAAGGCCCTTGGCCTTAGTCATTTGGCTGAAAAATTAAACATTGATCCAGCAGATATGGCAGCCTTTGGTGATAACTTAAACGACCTTGAGATGCTTAGCTATGTTGGCCACTCTTATGCTACAGAAAATGCCCGTGACGAAGTTAAGGATATTTGTAAGTATCAAATTGGTCACTGTAATGATGAAGCTACAATTGGTCAAATTGAAAAATTAGTAAATTTGTGA